The Streptomyces halobius genomic interval CCCATGTGGAGGGGGCGAGACGTGGCGCGGACTGTGCCGGCACGCGCTGCGCGGAAGAAGTTCGTCTTTGATTCGACCGTCGACGTGCTCGCGCCCGGCGGCAGGTTGAGGTAGGCGCAGGCGGCGCCCACGGCGTCGGCGAGGGACATCAGGGCACCGCCGTGGAGGGTCTTGCCGACGGTGCACAGGTCGGCCTCCCAGGCGAGGCTGCCGGTGACGCGCTCGGGGGCGGCTTCGTCGATGGTGATGCCGAGCCGGGCGGCGTAGGGCATGGCGGCGGCGAGTTCGGCGGGCTGCGGGTTCGTCATGCCTTGACCTCCGGGTCGAAGGCCCCGGCGACGGCCAGGCTGTCCTCGTAGACGTGGTGGCGGGTGATCAGGCCGTGCTCCACCGTGCGGTGCAGGGCGAACCGGGCACGGTAGCGGCGGCCTGTATGGCGGGCGGTCTGGCGGATCTCGCCCTGCAGGACGGCGTCGTCGCCGTCGAC includes:
- a CDS encoding PaaI family thioesterase: MTNPQPAELAAAMPYAARLGITIDEAAPERVTGSLAWEADLCTVGKTLHGGALMSLADAVGAACAYLNLPPGASTSTVESKTNFFRAARAGTVRATSRPLHMGRTFVVVQTDLHDDDNRLVAQTTQTQAVLPDSSRRAP